One Falsihalocynthiibacter arcticus DNA segment encodes these proteins:
- the dapA gene encoding 4-hydroxy-tetrahydrodipicolinate synthase: protein MFKGSLPALVTPLKGGQLDIDALKHLVEWHIEEGSTGLVPVGTTGESPTLSHEEHETVIEVVVKASAGRIPVIAGAGSNNTTEMSRFVQFAKKVGADAALVVTPYYNKPTQRGLIAHFTAAAQEDLPIIIYNIPGRSVVDMSAETMGELSKLPMIIGVKDSTGDVSRISENRGTCGADFVQLSGEDAMALGYYAHGAVGCISVTGNVAPRLCAEFQAALAEGDFATALTYQDRLMPLHTALFVEPGLVGAKYALSLLGKCTEDVRSPLTGLLDDTKRQIKAAMQFAGILA, encoded by the coding sequence ATGTTCAAGGGTTCCCTTCCCGCTCTGGTGACGCCGCTTAAGGGTGGCCAACTGGATATCGACGCGCTCAAACATTTGGTTGAGTGGCACATTGAGGAAGGCTCTACGGGCCTTGTTCCTGTTGGCACGACGGGCGAAAGCCCCACGTTAAGCCATGAAGAGCACGAAACAGTTATTGAGGTCGTTGTAAAAGCGAGCGCGGGGAGAATTCCTGTGATCGCGGGAGCTGGCTCCAACAATACCACCGAAATGAGCCGCTTTGTGCAATTCGCCAAAAAAGTTGGCGCCGACGCGGCCCTTGTTGTGACCCCTTATTACAACAAACCCACACAGCGCGGATTGATCGCCCATTTTACGGCTGCGGCCCAAGAAGATTTGCCGATCATTATCTATAACATCCCTGGCCGTTCGGTTGTGGATATGTCTGCGGAGACCATGGGCGAACTCAGCAAACTGCCCATGATCATCGGCGTTAAAGACAGTACAGGTGACGTCTCGCGGATTTCCGAGAATCGCGGCACCTGTGGCGCTGATTTTGTTCAACTCTCAGGCGAAGACGCTATGGCGCTGGGGTATTATGCGCATGGGGCCGTTGGCTGTATTTCGGTGACGGGCAATGTCGCACCACGCCTTTGTGCGGAATTCCAAGCGGCCTTGGCGGAAGGCGATTTTGCCACGGCGCTAACATATCAAGACCGCCTCATGCCGCTTCACACCGCGCTGTTTGTTGAGCCGGGCCTCGTGGGCGCAAAATATGCGCTGTCACTTTTGGGCAAATGCACCGAAGACGTGCGTTCCCCACTGACGGGCCTGTTGGACGACACAAAGCGGCAAATCAAAGCCGCAATGCAATTCGCCGGTATTTTGGCCTAA
- a CDS encoding lytic transglycosylase domain-containing protein codes for MRQIHRVFFSTLLTLVVTSQSVAAQADTALAQAMDLVRVQDWPAAESAAKPAGATAQTIVEWHYLRAGKGTLDEYEAFLRDHADWPGMPYLSERGEKTLYTDTSPQRVLAYFGGDRPQTGTGALAYAAALSKTGETSRASATITDAWRTMPLTSAEQLSFLATYSDLLKPYHQERMDMLLWQGASNEAQALMPYVSDGWQKLAAARIGLRQQVDGVDGMISAIPVGLASDPGLAYERFVWRARKDRYDDALVLLNERSNSAASLGRPEEWARRRALIARYEMRAGRYESAYTAASRHHLSQGDYFADLEWLSGYIALRFLNRPSDALKHFKAFQAGVDSPISLGRAGYWEGRAYEAMGDATRAQAAYVFGGGFQTSFYGQLAAQEAGMAMDPALLGQEKFPDWKTTSFANSSVFKAGQLLDDAGESRISARFISHLAESLNRSERGALAAWAIENENPYTALHVAKRAAQFGDTLHASMYPMHPVATKSPLVVSPELALAISRRESEFNSRVVSGAGAQGLMQVMPGTAELVSKKIGIEYEPSKVLSDWDYNATLGTNYLAGLIEEFGDNVILVSAGYNAGPGRPRRWLSERGDPRANSAQVVDWIEHIQYDETRNYTMRVSEALLPYRAQLAGKPQNIRLIEDLTQR; via the coding sequence GTGCGGCAAATCCATCGAGTATTTTTTTCTACCCTTCTCACATTAGTTGTAACGTCTCAATCTGTTGCGGCGCAGGCCGACACGGCATTGGCGCAGGCCATGGATTTGGTGCGTGTACAGGATTGGCCAGCGGCCGAATCTGCGGCAAAGCCTGCGGGGGCCACAGCGCAAACAATTGTTGAATGGCACTACCTCAGGGCTGGCAAAGGGACGTTGGACGAATACGAAGCCTTTTTGCGGGATCACGCGGATTGGCCCGGAATGCCGTACCTAAGCGAACGCGGCGAAAAAACGCTGTACACCGACACGTCGCCGCAACGGGTTCTGGCGTATTTTGGGGGTGATCGTCCGCAAACGGGCACGGGGGCTCTCGCCTATGCTGCGGCCTTGTCCAAAACGGGGGAAACCTCACGCGCCTCTGCAACGATAACCGATGCATGGCGCACAATGCCGCTCACTTCGGCCGAGCAACTCTCGTTTTTAGCAACCTATAGCGACCTGCTGAAACCTTATCATCAAGAGCGCATGGATATGCTTTTGTGGCAGGGGGCATCAAACGAAGCCCAAGCGCTTATGCCCTATGTGAGTGACGGCTGGCAGAAACTGGCAGCTGCTCGGATTGGGTTACGTCAGCAAGTTGACGGGGTGGACGGAATGATTTCTGCCATTCCCGTTGGTTTGGCCAGCGATCCGGGTTTGGCCTATGAGCGCTTTGTTTGGCGCGCCCGCAAAGACCGCTATGACGATGCCCTCGTGCTTTTGAATGAACGCTCTAATTCGGCAGCATCACTGGGACGGCCCGAAGAATGGGCGCGTCGTCGTGCCCTGATTGCACGGTACGAAATGCGCGCGGGTCGTTATGAGAGTGCCTATACAGCCGCGTCCCGACATCACCTATCACAGGGCGATTATTTTGCCGATTTGGAGTGGCTTTCTGGCTATATCGCGCTGCGATTCCTTAACCGACCTTCCGATGCGCTAAAGCATTTCAAAGCGTTCCAAGCCGGAGTGGATTCCCCGATTAGCCTTGGACGAGCTGGTTATTGGGAGGGGCGCGCCTATGAAGCTATGGGCGACGCGACTCGTGCGCAGGCGGCTTATGTCTTTGGTGGTGGCTTCCAGACCAGTTTTTACGGCCAACTTGCCGCCCAAGAAGCGGGGATGGCAATGGACCCAGCGCTTTTGGGTCAGGAAAAATTCCCCGATTGGAAAACCACAAGCTTTGCCAACTCCAGCGTGTTTAAGGCAGGGCAACTTCTCGATGACGCAGGTGAAAGTCGCATTTCGGCACGGTTTATCTCGCATCTTGCCGAAAGCCTTAATCGCAGCGAACGCGGCGCGCTTGCGGCATGGGCCATCGAAAACGAAAATCCGTACACTGCGCTTCATGTGGCTAAGCGCGCCGCACAATTTGGCGATACCTTGCACGCGTCCATGTACCCAATGCATCCCGTTGCCACAAAATCACCCCTCGTGGTTTCACCAGAATTGGCGCTCGCCATTTCCCGTCGCGAAAGTGAATTCAATTCACGGGTGGTGTCTGGCGCAGGGGCGCAGGGCCTGATGCAGGTCATGCCCGGAACGGCGGAACTTGTGAGCAAGAAGATCGGGATCGAGTATGAACCGTCAAAAGTTTTGAGTGATTGGGATTATAACGCAACGCTGGGAACCAACTATTTGGCGGGGCTCATTGAGGAGTTTGGCGACAACGTGATCCTTGTTTCTGCGGGGTACAACGCAGGGCCTGGACGCCCGCGTCGCTGGCTTTCTGAACGGGGTGATCCGCGGGCTAACAGTGCGCAAGTTGTCGATTGGATCGAACATATCCAATATGACGAGACACGGAATTACACCATGCGTGTGTCTGAGGCTCTGTTGCCCTATCGGGCGCAATTGGCGGGAAAACCCCAAAACATACGGCTTATTGAGGATTTAACCCAGCGTTAG
- the mnmD gene encoding tRNA (5-methylaminomethyl-2-thiouridine)(34)-methyltransferase MnmD — translation MKNQQADLEWRDDEIPVSLRFDDPYFSLGNGLEEARHVFLGGNDLPARFCEGFQIAELGFGTGLNLCAALLSWREAGRTTPLRFTSFEAYPMTAAEMERALRAFPEALRVAPPILAQLADGKTTIDLPDLHAEIIIGDARETLPKWPHKADAWFLDGFSPAKNPELWEANLMSAVADHTHPNGTFATYTAAGFVRKGLAEGGFAVERVKGFARKRHMSIGRLDTLT, via the coding sequence ATGAAGAACCAGCAAGCAGATTTGGAATGGCGCGATGATGAAATCCCAGTGTCGTTGCGCTTTGACGATCCGTACTTCTCGCTTGGGAACGGGCTTGAGGAAGCACGGCACGTGTTTTTAGGCGGAAATGACCTCCCCGCGCGGTTTTGCGAGGGGTTTCAAATCGCTGAACTTGGGTTTGGGACGGGCCTTAATCTCTGTGCGGCACTCCTTTCATGGCGGGAAGCGGGCAGGACCACGCCCCTGCGCTTCACAAGCTTTGAAGCCTACCCGATGACAGCAGCCGAAATGGAGCGTGCCTTGCGAGCCTTTCCAGAGGCCCTACGCGTGGCCCCTCCAATTTTGGCGCAACTGGCCGATGGGAAGACGACGATTGACCTCCCCGACCTGCACGCCGAAATCATAATTGGCGATGCGCGAGAGACCCTCCCCAAGTGGCCCCACAAGGCGGACGCGTGGTTTTTGGACGGGTTTTCCCCTGCGAAAAACCCCGAACTTTGGGAAGCCAACCTTATGTCGGCCGTCGCCGATCACACCCATCCCAACGGAACCTTCGCAACCTATACCGCCGCCGGATTTGTTCGCAAAGGGCTGGCCGAGGGGGGCTTCGCGGTCGAGCGCGTCAAAGGCTTTGCCCGCAAACGACACATGAGCATCGGCAGACTGGATACCCTCACATGA
- the lepB gene encoding signal peptidase I — translation MKTIEKKEDGILETVKTVFWALIIAGIFRTLFFQPFWIPSGSMKDTLLIGDFLFVNKMAYGYSRYSCPFSACPITGRILGSEPDRGDVIVFRHPTSGVDYIKRLIGLPGDKVQVIDSVVFINDEEAVQVPDGLFVENYAPQGSAGNLPACITRPGPDGECVKDKFLETLPGGVTHSILNFTDQQLDNTQASIVPEGHYFFMGDNRDNSSDSRVPQNAGGVGMVPFENLVGRADRIVFSSAGKSLFAFWTWRGDRFFKAVE, via the coding sequence ATGAAAACCATCGAGAAAAAAGAAGACGGCATTCTGGAAACTGTGAAAACCGTTTTTTGGGCGCTGATCATCGCGGGCATTTTTCGGACCTTGTTTTTTCAACCATTTTGGATTCCGTCGGGCTCGATGAAAGACACGCTTTTAATCGGTGACTTCCTATTTGTGAACAAAATGGCTTATGGGTATTCGCGCTATTCCTGCCCCTTTTCTGCCTGTCCGATTACGGGGCGCATTTTGGGATCTGAACCCGATCGCGGCGATGTGATTGTGTTCCGCCACCCGACGTCGGGCGTGGATTACATTAAGCGTCTCATCGGCCTTCCCGGTGATAAGGTTCAAGTGATTGATAGTGTTGTGTTCATAAATGACGAAGAGGCGGTTCAGGTTCCCGATGGCCTATTTGTAGAAAACTATGCGCCACAAGGCTCCGCTGGTAATTTGCCTGCATGTATTACGCGCCCCGGCCCTGACGGCGAGTGTGTGAAAGATAAATTCCTTGAAACGCTTCCCGGCGGTGTGACCCACTCAATCTTGAATTTCACCGATCAACAGTTGGATAATACGCAAGCGTCTATTGTACCCGAAGGGCATTATTTCTTTATGGGTGACAACCGCGATAATTCAAGCGACAGCCGCGTTCCGCAGAATGCTGGTGGTGTTGGTATGGTACCGTTTGAAAATCTGGTTGGTCGTGCGGATCGGATTGTTTTCTCGTCGGCAGGGAAATCGTTGTTTGCATTTTGGACATGGCGCGGCGACCGTTTCTTTAAAGCGGTTGAATAA
- a CDS encoding DUF1491 family protein, which translates to MTRLTADFWVAAYLTRLRLKDIPAFVTSKGDITAGAVLVKLNTLDGQAEVFQKSFDLMTGERAWISLSKGDEPGVDEAIKKQCSFDPDLWVIEVEDRAGRHLLDEPGFAD; encoded by the coding sequence ATGACACGCCTCACGGCAGATTTTTGGGTCGCGGCGTATCTGACGCGGCTTCGACTTAAGGATATTCCAGCGTTTGTGACCTCAAAAGGGGACATAACCGCTGGGGCCGTACTGGTGAAGCTCAATACCCTCGATGGTCAGGCTGAGGTTTTTCAGAAAAGTTTTGACCTGATGACAGGTGAACGGGCTTGGATTTCCCTCAGCAAGGGGGATGAGCCCGGCGTTGATGAGGCGATCAAAAAACAATGTAGTTTTGATCCCGACCTTTGGGTGATCGAAGTCGAGGACCGCGCCGGTCGTCATTTGCTCGACGAACCGGGATTTGCGGACTAG
- a CDS encoding TetR/AcrR family transcriptional regulator, translated as MAQTSKRLTSEDWLVLGLYSLTTSGPQALRAERLARDIGATKGSFYWHFKDVADFKTALLQYWERSTTQHPEPENSSTPAERLLALANTQESASAPNALFANAELAMRAWAREDQMAQETLARVDQSRINDLAEILADLDLTNPDFPRAIYATMIGLKALSTGNFDQDRSALTSLLAAIVALAES; from the coding sequence ATGGCTCAAACATCCAAACGCCTTACCTCCGAAGATTGGCTCGTTCTGGGCCTCTATTCGCTGACAACCAGCGGCCCACAGGCCCTACGTGCAGAACGCCTTGCGCGCGATATTGGGGCGACAAAGGGGTCTTTCTATTGGCATTTCAAAGATGTCGCGGATTTTAAAACTGCACTTCTTCAATATTGGGAGCGCAGTACAACGCAGCACCCCGAGCCTGAGAACTCAAGCACACCTGCCGAGCGCCTTCTCGCACTGGCGAATACTCAGGAATCGGCGAGCGCTCCTAATGCGCTCTTTGCAAACGCAGAACTCGCAATGCGCGCCTGGGCCCGTGAGGACCAGATGGCCCAAGAGACACTCGCGCGCGTCGATCAAAGTCGGATCAACGATCTTGCCGAAATTCTTGCGGACCTCGACCTGACCAATCCTGATTTTCCACGCGCCATTTATGCGACCATGATCGGCCTAAAGGCCCTCTCGACTGGAAATTTCGATCAAGATCGCTCCGCCCTGACCAGCCTGCTTGCCGCAATTGTCGCCCTTGCCGAAAGCTAA
- the recO gene encoding DNA repair protein RecO, whose product MEWRDQGTVLTVRRHGETSAIIDVLTPERGRYTGVVRGGTSRKLAPILQPGAELSLTWRARLEQHMGAFTVEPIRTRAALVMDDRLALAGLNAITALLAFCLPEREPHKPIYSASISLLDLLSMTDAWPLAYLRWEADLLEEMGFGMDLRRCAVTGSRDDLIYVSPKSARAVSRAGAGEWASRLLPLPQCLLGQSSVTDEEIMQGLETTGYFLKNRLAVALGDRDLPAARQRLIDLLKR is encoded by the coding sequence ATGGAATGGCGTGACCAAGGCACAGTATTGACGGTTCGTCGGCACGGAGAAACCTCCGCGATTATCGACGTGCTTACGCCGGAGCGTGGGCGCTATACAGGCGTTGTGCGTGGCGGGACGAGCCGCAAGCTTGCACCCATTCTCCAGCCGGGAGCCGAGCTATCTCTGACGTGGCGCGCGCGATTGGAGCAGCATATGGGGGCGTTTACAGTTGAGCCCATTCGCACGCGCGCAGCCCTTGTGATGGACGACCGATTGGCCCTAGCAGGGCTCAACGCGATCACCGCGCTCTTGGCTTTCTGTCTCCCTGAACGAGAGCCGCATAAGCCAATATATTCGGCGTCTATATCCCTCTTGGATTTACTGTCCATGACAGACGCGTGGCCGCTTGCCTACCTCAGATGGGAGGCGGACTTACTCGAGGAAATGGGGTTTGGTATGGACTTGCGCCGCTGTGCTGTGACGGGCAGTCGTGACGATCTGATCTATGTTTCGCCTAAATCTGCGCGGGCGGTCAGTCGTGCAGGGGCTGGGGAATGGGCCAGCCGTTTATTGCCATTGCCGCAATGTCTTTTGGGGCAAAGCTCGGTGACGGATGAGGAAATTATGCAAGGTCTAGAAACGACGGGATATTTTCTAAAGAACCGTTTGGCGGTGGCTCTCGGTGATAGAGATTTGCCCGCTGCGCGCCAAAGACTGATCGATCTTTTGAAGCGCTAG
- a CDS encoding DMT family transporter, which translates to MIQRSDTRLGIMLMTATTFVFALQDVISRVLASEYNVMMVVMIRYWFFAAFVVAIAARKPGGVRAVAKTKQPVVQIIRGLLLSAQINVMVLAFVLLGLVESHAIFASYPLIIAALSGPILGEKVGWPRVFAIMAGFVGIVIILQPGVKVFSPAAIVPLVAAIGFALYSLLTRYAGRKDTAATSFFWTGTVGMVFSSAVGVWFWQNMTTTHYFWMAVLCVSGALGHWLLIRTYEVAEASAVQPFAYLQLVFASMAGIFFLGETLPVNVAIGVSIVIAAGLFTFWRERRKSNAGLNPQ; encoded by the coding sequence ATGATTCAACGATCAGACACCCGCCTTGGCATTATGTTGATGACGGCGACAACCTTCGTTTTTGCCCTTCAGGACGTGATTTCGCGTGTTTTGGCGAGCGAGTATAATGTGATGATGGTTGTGATGATCCGCTATTGGTTTTTCGCGGCCTTTGTTGTGGCAATTGCCGCGCGCAAACCGGGTGGCGTTCGGGCCGTGGCGAAAACCAAACAACCGGTTGTACAAATCATCCGTGGCCTGCTGCTCAGCGCGCAAATCAACGTCATGGTGCTTGCGTTCGTATTGCTGGGACTTGTGGAAAGTCACGCAATTTTTGCGAGTTACCCGCTGATTATCGCCGCCCTATCGGGGCCTATATTGGGTGAAAAAGTTGGTTGGCCACGTGTTTTCGCCATCATGGCTGGATTTGTCGGCATCGTAATCATCCTTCAACCCGGCGTAAAAGTGTTCTCGCCTGCGGCCATTGTTCCCCTCGTCGCCGCCATTGGTTTTGCGCTCTACAGTCTGCTTACGCGCTATGCTGGGCGCAAGGACACCGCGGCGACTAGCTTTTTCTGGACGGGAACCGTTGGTATGGTTTTCTCATCCGCTGTGGGCGTTTGGTTTTGGCAAAACATGACCACCACCCATTATTTTTGGATGGCGGTGCTCTGCGTTTCTGGCGCTTTGGGGCACTGGCTTTTGATCCGCACCTATGAGGTTGCCGAAGCCAGCGCAGTTCAGCCGTTTGCCTATCTGCAATTGGTCTTTGCATCGATGGCGGGCATCTTCTTTCTGGGCGAAACACTGCCCGTCAACGTAGCGATCGGGGTCTCCATTGTTATCGCTGCTGGCCTGTTTACCTTTTGGCGCGAACGGCGCAAATCTAACGCTGGGTTAAATCCTCAATAA
- a CDS encoding META domain-containing protein — MIRAAFVMLLGLSSCQGDETISGYSATGVTWVLESLNGVAFTASANLTFPEEGEIAGEAPCNAYFGAQTAPYPWFALEDFGSTKMACADMDQESAYFTALAAMTIAEVADDTLILTNEVGGEMVFRAD, encoded by the coding sequence ATGATACGTGCCGCTTTTGTAATGTTATTAGGCCTATCCTCCTGCCAAGGGGATGAAACGATCAGCGGCTACAGCGCCACTGGCGTCACATGGGTTTTAGAAAGCCTAAATGGCGTCGCATTTACAGCCTCGGCGAATCTGACTTTTCCTGAAGAAGGGGAAATTGCGGGGGAAGCCCCCTGCAACGCCTACTTTGGCGCGCAAACAGCGCCCTATCCGTGGTTTGCGCTCGAAGACTTCGGAAGCACTAAAATGGCCTGTGCCGATATGGACCAAGAAAGCGCGTACTTCACAGCACTTGCGGCAATGACGATCGCCGAGGTCGCGGACGACACACTTATCCTCACCAATGAAGTGGGCGGCGAAATGGTTTTTAGGGCCGACTAG
- the sseA gene encoding 3-mercaptopyruvate sulfurtransferase yields MPYNDPKTLVSTDWLAQHLNDPDLRILDASWYLPDMARDPKAEYDKAHIPGARFFDIEEISDQRSALPHMAPPVEKFMSRMRAMGVGDGHQVVVYDGAGLFSAARIWWLFRLMGKTDIAVLDGGLAKWISQGHPVDDSAPIVRDRHMTTSRQNHLVRDVTQVASASKLEDHEIIDARSPARFRGDSPEPRKGLRAGHIPNSSNVHYATLLKPDGTMKDPTAIKAVFQAAGVDLSRPAITTCGSGVTAAILSLALEVIGHRNHALYDGSWAEWGMFDYLKAETGA; encoded by the coding sequence ATGCCATATAATGATCCCAAAACGCTCGTGTCTACGGACTGGCTCGCCCAGCATTTGAACGACCCTGACCTGCGCATTCTGGATGCCTCATGGTACCTGCCCGATATGGCGCGCGATCCCAAAGCCGAGTACGACAAAGCCCATATTCCGGGTGCGCGGTTTTTCGACATCGAAGAGATTTCGGACCAGCGCAGCGCCCTGCCCCATATGGCGCCACCCGTCGAGAAATTCATGAGCCGCATGCGCGCGATGGGCGTGGGTGACGGGCATCAAGTTGTGGTTTACGACGGAGCAGGCTTGTTTTCGGCGGCCCGCATATGGTGGTTGTTCCGCTTGATGGGAAAAACCGATATCGCCGTACTGGATGGCGGTTTGGCAAAGTGGATTTCCCAAGGCCACCCCGTGGACGACAGCGCGCCAATTGTTCGCGACCGCCATATGACAACCTCCCGACAAAACCACCTTGTGCGCGATGTAACGCAGGTTGCTTCGGCCTCCAAACTTGAGGACCACGAGATCATTGACGCCCGCAGTCCCGCCCGTTTTCGCGGCGATTCACCCGAGCCACGCAAAGGCCTGCGCGCAGGACATATCCCGAATTCAAGCAACGTGCATTATGCCACCCTGTTAAAACCCGATGGCACAATGAAGGACCCTACTGCGATCAAAGCCGTCTTCCAAGCGGCGGGCGTGGACCTTTCGCGCCCCGCGATTACGACCTGTGGGTCTGGTGTGACTGCCGCGATTCTATCTCTAGCGCTCGAAGTGATCGGGCACCGAAACCACGCGCTTTATGACGGTTCTTGGGCCGAATGGGGCATGTTCGATTATCTCAAAGCTGAAACAGGGGCCTAG
- the acpS gene encoding holo-ACP synthase, whose protein sequence is MILGIGSDLANIERIQRTLDRFGDRFKNRVFTEVEQRKAERRRDVAGTYAKRWAAKEACSKALGTGLAMGISWKDMAVSNLRTGQPVMEVTGWAKERLAEMTPAGHTAIIHVTLTDDHPWAQAFVVIEAHPNNV, encoded by the coding sequence ATGATACTGGGGATCGGAAGCGACCTCGCGAATATCGAGCGTATTCAAAGGACTTTGGATCGGTTCGGCGACCGTTTTAAAAATCGCGTTTTTACCGAAGTTGAGCAAAGAAAAGCTGAGCGACGGCGCGATGTTGCTGGCACCTATGCCAAACGCTGGGCTGCCAAGGAAGCTTGTTCCAAGGCGCTCGGAACGGGGCTTGCCATGGGCATCAGTTGGAAAGATATGGCCGTGAGCAATCTTCGCACTGGTCAACCGGTGATGGAAGTAACCGGTTGGGCCAAAGAGCGGCTCGCGGAAATGACGCCCGCGGGACACACGGCGATCATTCACGTCACCTTAACCGACGATCACCCTTGGGCGCAGGCGTTCGTCGTGATCGAAGCACACCCAAATAATGTGTGA
- a CDS encoding aromatic amino acid transaminase: protein MLTNLTAQPADKILELVGMYRADPRDTKIDLGVGVYKDASGNTPVMRAVKIAEKQLWERETTKSYTGLAGDPAFHDAMIDLVLGTSVARDRIAAVATPGGTGAIRQAMELIKMMSPDAIIWLSNPTWPNHPSIVKYVGLSMREYRYFDAETGGVDFAGMAEDLADAKPGDVVLLHGCCHNPTGANLTLPEWAEVISILQETGATPMIDIAYQGFGDGLEDDAAGVRMVASEMPECLIAASCSKNFGVYRERTGILMAISEDPKNTAVTQGNLAFLNRQNFSFPPDHGARLVTMILTDPELRADWQAELEEVRLNMLSLRKQLALELQTLANSDRFGFLAQHRGMFSRLGTSPEMVAKLRDQHGIYMVSDSRMNIAGLNEESVSILAKAIIDVGI, encoded by the coding sequence ATGCTCACCAACTTAACCGCACAACCCGCAGACAAAATCCTTGAACTGGTCGGAATGTATCGCGCCGATCCGCGCGACACCAAAATCGATCTCGGCGTCGGCGTCTATAAAGACGCGAGCGGTAACACGCCCGTTATGCGCGCCGTAAAAATCGCTGAAAAGCAACTCTGGGAGCGCGAAACCACGAAGTCTTACACGGGCCTCGCGGGGGACCCTGCGTTTCACGATGCAATGATTGACCTCGTCCTTGGCACGTCGGTTGCGCGGGATCGTATCGCAGCGGTTGCTACGCCAGGTGGGACGGGCGCTATTCGCCAAGCTATGGAACTCATCAAAATGATGAGCCCTGACGCGATAATTTGGCTTTCCAATCCAACATGGCCAAACCATCCCTCTATTGTCAAATACGTCGGGCTTTCCATGCGGGAATATCGCTACTTTGATGCCGAAACTGGTGGTGTTGATTTTGCAGGGATGGCCGAAGATTTGGCCGACGCAAAACCCGGTGATGTCGTGTTGTTGCATGGCTGCTGTCACAACCCAACTGGCGCAAATTTGACCCTCCCTGAATGGGCTGAGGTGATTTCCATCCTTCAGGAGACAGGCGCAACGCCGATGATCGACATCGCCTATCAGGGCTTTGGCGACGGTCTCGAAGACGATGCTGCTGGCGTGCGGATGGTGGCCTCTGAAATGCCAGAATGCCTGATTGCCGCAAGTTGTTCCAAAAACTTCGGCGTCTACCGTGAGCGCACTGGCATCCTCATGGCCATTAGTGAGGACCCAAAAAACACGGCCGTCACACAGGGCAACTTGGCCTTCCTAAATCGCCAAAACTTTAGCTTCCCCCCCGACCACGGCGCACGTTTGGTGACGATGATTCTGACTGATCCGGAATTGCGTGCAGATTGGCAGGCGGAACTTGAAGAAGTTCGTTTGAATATGTTGTCCCTGCGCAAACAATTGGCACTAGAATTGCAAACACTTGCCAATTCTGACCGCTTCGGTTTCCTTGCTCAACATCGCGGCATGTTTTCACGCCTTGGAACCTCGCCTGAAATGGTCGCCAAACTGCGTGATCAACACGGCATTTACATGGTCAGTGACAGCCGTATGAACATCGCTGGCCTGAACGAAGAATCCGTTTCGATCCTTGCGAAAGCAATCATCGACGTAGGTATCTAA
- the smpB gene encoding SsrA-binding protein SmpB: protein MAKKETAEDRNYKIIAENRRARYDYAIEDDIECGIILQGSEVKSLRIGQSNIAESYAAVEQDELWLVNSYIAPYKPAVTWGHDEKRRRKLMVKKKELVRLWQATSRKGMTLIPLVMYFNHKGHVKIKIGVGKGKQNHDKRASDAKRDWGRQQQRILRDRG, encoded by the coding sequence ATGGCTAAAAAAGAAACCGCAGAAGACAGAAACTACAAAATCATCGCTGAAAACCGCCGCGCGCGGTATGATTACGCGATTGAGGACGACATTGAGTGCGGCATTATTTTGCAAGGCTCTGAAGTCAAATCACTGCGCATTGGCCAAAGTAACATCGCCGAAAGCTATGCCGCCGTTGAGCAAGATGAACTCTGGCTCGTAAACAGTTATATCGCGCCTTACAAACCCGCGGTTACGTGGGGACACGACGAGAAACGTCGCCGCAAACTAATGGTTAAGAAGAAAGAGTTGGTGCGCCTCTGGCAGGCCACATCCCGCAAGGGAATGACGCTTATTCCACTGGTGATGTATTTCAACCATAAAGGCCATGTGAAGATCAAAATCGGCGTCGGTAAAGGCAAGCAAAACCACGACAAACGTGCCTCTGACGCTAAACGCGACTGGGGCCGCCAACAACAACGCATATTGCGCGACCGCGGCTAA